The Bacteroidota bacterium genome has a segment encoding these proteins:
- a CDS encoding deoxyhypusine synthase, with protein sequence MTKEKKFFLKETIKHIDIKSFDATPIIVAMRDMGFSSRDTASAADIFERMLDDKDCTVILTLAGSTSAAGCMQVYVDLVKNNMIDVIVATGASIVDMDFFEALGFKHYKGSPFVNDKTLRELYIDRIYDTYIDEEELQMCDSAIQKIAEVLEPKPYSSREFIREMGRFLVRYSKKKDSLVQAAFENNVPIFCPAFIDSSAGFGLVKHQWENPDKHVTIDSVRDFLELTKIKMKAQSTGLFMVGGGVPKNFAQDTVVCAEVLGFNVPMHKYAVQITVADARDGACSSSTLKEASSWGKVDTVYEQMVFAEATTVLPLIFSYCYHKGTWKNRRKWEWAKIFDA encoded by the coding sequence ATGACGAAAGAAAAGAAATTTTTTCTGAAAGAAACTATCAAACACATTGACATTAAGTCTTTTGATGCCACACCTATTATCGTTGCCATGCGCGACATGGGCTTCTCATCCCGCGATACAGCTTCTGCGGCTGACATTTTTGAACGGATGCTGGACGATAAGGATTGCACAGTCATCCTTACACTGGCAGGAAGCACCAGCGCTGCCGGTTGTATGCAGGTATATGTGGATTTGGTGAAAAATAACATGATCGATGTGATCGTTGCAACAGGAGCATCCATAGTTGACATGGATTTCTTTGAGGCATTGGGTTTCAAACATTATAAAGGTTCTCCTTTTGTCAATGATAAGACGCTGAGAGAATTATATATCGACAGGATTTATGATACCTATATTGATGAAGAAGAATTGCAAATGTGCGACAGTGCGATTCAAAAAATAGCTGAAGTTCTCGAGCCAAAACCCTATTCTTCACGTGAATTTATCAGGGAAATGGGACGTTTCCTGGTAAGATATTCGAAAAAAAAGGACTCCCTGGTACAGGCTGCTTTTGAAAATAATGTCCCCATCTTCTGCCCGGCATTTATCGATAGCAGTGCAGGTTTTGGTTTAGTCAAGCATCAGTGGGAAAATCCTGATAAACATGTTACCATTGATTCGGTCAGGGATTTTTTGGAGCTGACTAAAATCAAGATGAAAGCACAGAGTACAGGTTTGTTTATGGTCGGAGGGGGAGTGCCTAAAAACTTTGCCCAGGATACAGTTGTTTGTGCTGAAGTTCTTGGTTTTAATGTACCCATGCATAAGTATGCTGTCCAAATAACTGTTGCTGATGCCCGTGACGGAGCCTGTTCCAGTTCGACACTTAAGGAGGCCTCATCATGGGGTAAAGTGGATACCGTATATGAACAGATGGTCTTTGCAGAAGCTACTACTGTCCTGCCTCTTATATTTAGTTATTGTTATCATAAAGGAACATGGAAAAATCGCCGCAAATGGGAATGGGCAAAAATATTTGACGCTTAA
- the speB gene encoding agmatinase yields MNFAGIPDEFSRLETSRIVVLPVPYDKTSTWIKGSDKGPEAIIEASANMELYDIETDSEVFRFGIYTSDPISHDSTPKKMVHSVYKLVNNYIKSGKFVVTLGGEHSVSIGSIIAHAESFSDFSVLQLDAHADIRHEYEGSIYNHACVMARVREICPYVQVGIRSMDVDEKPFMTGHHVFFAKDLYDRSEWMNDVIGQLSKNVYITLDLDVFDPSVLSSTGTPEPGGLEYYQMITLLRKVNESLNVVGFDVVELCPNPANKSSDFLAAKLVYKMLSYKFCL; encoded by the coding sequence ATGAATTTTGCTGGTATTCCAGATGAATTTTCGCGACTGGAAACATCGCGCATTGTAGTATTACCTGTTCCATACGATAAAACAAGTACCTGGATCAAAGGATCTGATAAAGGTCCGGAAGCTATCATCGAAGCATCAGCAAATATGGAATTATATGACATTGAAACCGATAGTGAGGTCTTTCGGTTTGGTATTTATACTTCTGATCCTATAAGTCACGATAGCACTCCCAAAAAAATGGTGCATTCAGTATACAAGTTGGTGAATAACTATATTAAGTCTGGGAAATTTGTGGTGACTCTTGGTGGAGAACATTCCGTCAGTATTGGTTCAATTATCGCCCATGCTGAATCATTTTCCGATTTCAGTGTTCTGCAACTGGATGCTCATGCCGACATCCGTCACGAATACGAAGGCAGCATTTACAACCATGCTTGTGTGATGGCCAGGGTAAGAGAAATATGCCCCTATGTGCAGGTTGGTATAAGAAGTATGGATGTGGATGAAAAACCATTTATGACTGGACACCATGTGTTTTTTGCCAAAGATCTCTATGACCGGAGTGAATGGATGAATGACGTCATAGGTCAGCTTTCAAAAAATGTTTACATCACCCTTGACCTTGATGTATTTGATCCGTCAGTCCTTTCTTCCACAGGTACACCGGAACCAGGCGGATTGGAATATTATCAGATGATCACCCTTCTCAGGAAAGTTAATGAATCGCTAAATGTTGTAGGCTTTGATGTTGTTGAACTATGCCCCAATCCTGCTAATAAATCTTCTGATTTTCTTGCTGCAAAACTCGTATATAAAATGCTTAGCTATAAGTTCTGTCTTTGA
- a CDS encoding pyruvoyl-dependent arginine decarboxylase, producing the protein MITQTLPLISFPKVNGLNGMVIGNRIPREYFVTKGSGESDITVHAGSYHLALRAAGIERVNIMTYSSIMPAIAQEIERPKNLVHGSVMESIMAVGNSLQGERVSAGIILGWLYDRRSNEKFGGLVCEHNGNYSTDEIELLLKDSLNELYINGFEEDYSLKEKRIITESFIPGKKYGTALVALCFTNYLYPVLSKNGNDSIFKQSI; encoded by the coding sequence ATGATTACTCAAACGTTACCTTTAATATCCTTTCCGAAGGTAAATGGCCTTAATGGAATGGTGATCGGGAATCGTATTCCCAGAGAGTATTTCGTTACCAAAGGTTCCGGAGAAAGTGATATCACGGTTCATGCCGGTTCATATCATTTGGCTCTCCGTGCCGCCGGAATAGAACGGGTCAATATCATGACCTATTCTTCTATCATGCCTGCCATAGCTCAGGAAATCGAAAGACCTAAAAACCTTGTACATGGATCTGTGATGGAATCCATCATGGCTGTCGGTAACTCATTACAAGGTGAACGCGTCAGCGCCGGTATCATCCTGGGTTGGCTCTATGACAGAAGAAGTAATGAAAAATTCGGCGGACTGGTGTGTGAACATAATGGCAATTACTCAACTGACGAAATCGAACTTCTTCTTAAGGATAGCCTGAATGAATTATACATCAATGGATTTGAGGAAGACTATTCCCTGAAAGAAAAACGAATTATTACTGAATCATTTATTCCAGGGAAAAAGTATGGTACAGCACTGGTGGCTCTTTGCTTTACGAACTACCTTTATCCGGTGCTATCCAAAAATGGTAATGACAGCATTTTCAAACAGTCCATTTAA
- a CDS encoding OmpA family protein, with product MKSLVILFCLAFYFSYPVYCQVNKEILTTDSKRAIKYYRLAGKNIISSDYFQAEKSALEAIAIDRQFVEAYLLLGDIYTELKEYAKAIDAYTAAIGINPDFYPEVYLLIGKLELGSGLYEKAREHFTVCRNYPEISQAKKSIIAKYIGDCDFAIKLQQNPVVFEPVNLGDSINTPDDEYVNAITVDGKKLYLTRRKPDQIAGEANRYVVNEDFYVSENDAGFWRKATSLGPSVNTIDNEGALCISPDGKYIFFAACNRDDGYGSCDLYFSKKVGEGWTTSQNLGPVINSSTWESQPCFSSDGRTLYFCSTRKGGIGKSDIWKSTIQPDGKWSRPENLGDLVNTSEDEMAPYIHPDGQTLYFSSRGHMGMGGYDLFISRKDVKGEWSMPVNLGYPLNTWADEINIIIDATGLNAYFSSGMSGGSGKSDIYSFVIDSSIKPVPVTYLKGVVYDAITNIRLGSSFTLIDLKTGDTLVESNSDPVTGEFILCLPSDKNYSLHVAKDKYLFYSDNFTLIGRNTELSPFFKDIPLKPLKPGETVVLNNIFFDFDKSDIKDESQSELQKLISFLEENRNLKIEISGHTDNVGNLSYNSDLSERRAKAVYDFLVKCGIPSSRLDYRGYGSSQPIDSNDTPEGRNHNRRTEFKIIGAQ from the coding sequence ATGAAATCCCTTGTAATATTATTTTGCCTGGCATTTTATTTCTCCTATCCAGTTTATTGCCAGGTTAACAAGGAAATCCTGACAACAGATTCAAAGCGAGCTATTAAGTATTATCGCCTTGCCGGAAAAAATATTATTTCATCTGATTATTTCCAGGCTGAAAAATCAGCTTTGGAAGCAATTGCCATTGACCGGCAATTCGTCGAGGCATATCTGCTGTTAGGTGATATTTACACAGAGCTTAAAGAATATGCCAAGGCTATTGATGCTTACACTGCTGCTATTGGGATAAATCCGGATTTTTATCCGGAAGTTTACCTTCTCATAGGCAAACTTGAACTCGGCTCAGGTTTATATGAAAAGGCCAGGGAACATTTCACAGTATGCCGGAATTATCCGGAAATTTCTCAGGCCAAAAAATCAATTATTGCGAAATACATTGGTGACTGCGATTTTGCCATTAAATTGCAACAAAATCCGGTTGTCTTTGAGCCGGTGAACCTGGGTGATAGCATTAATACGCCTGATGATGAATATGTCAACGCTATAACTGTTGATGGGAAAAAATTATACCTGACAAGGAGAAAACCTGACCAAATAGCCGGGGAAGCGAATCGCTATGTGGTTAATGAGGATTTTTATGTATCTGAAAATGATGCCGGTTTCTGGAGAAAGGCCACGTCGCTGGGACCGTCTGTAAATACAATCGATAATGAAGGGGCTTTATGTATTTCTCCTGATGGTAAATATATATTTTTTGCTGCCTGTAACAGGGATGATGGTTATGGAAGTTGCGATTTGTATTTCAGTAAAAAGGTTGGAGAGGGGTGGACAACTTCCCAAAACCTGGGTCCCGTCATAAATTCTTCTACCTGGGAATCACAACCTTGTTTCTCTTCAGATGGACGAACTCTCTATTTTTGTAGTACTCGAAAAGGAGGTATAGGAAAATCAGATATTTGGAAATCAACCATACAACCTGACGGGAAATGGAGTCGACCTGAAAATCTTGGTGATCTTGTCAATACTTCAGAGGATGAGATGGCACCATACATCCATCCCGACGGGCAAACTCTTTATTTCTCTTCCAGGGGGCATATGGGAATGGGTGGATATGACCTGTTTATTTCACGGAAAGATGTTAAAGGGGAGTGGTCAATGCCGGTCAATCTTGGGTATCCTCTCAACACGTGGGCCGATGAAATCAATATCATTATTGATGCAACTGGCCTGAATGCCTATTTTTCATCTGGAATGTCAGGAGGCTCAGGAAAAAGTGATATCTACAGCTTTGTCATTGATTCAAGTATTAAGCCTGTTCCGGTGACTTATCTTAAAGGAGTTGTTTATGATGCCATAACGAATATCCGGCTTGGATCATCCTTTACACTCATTGATCTGAAAACAGGTGATACACTCGTGGAATCCAATTCTGATCCTGTCACAGGCGAATTTATTCTCTGCCTTCCCTCCGATAAAAACTATTCTCTGCATGTGGCAAAAGATAAATATCTTTTTTATTCAGATAATTTTACCCTGATAGGCAGAAATACCGAGCTTTCGCCTTTTTTTAAAGACATTCCCTTGAAGCCGTTGAAACCTGGCGAGACGGTCGTTCTCAACAATATATTTTTTGATTTTGATAAATCAGACATCAAAGATGAGTCACAATCTGAACTTCAAAAATTGATCAGTTTTCTTGAAGAAAACCGAAATCTAAAAATCGAAATTTCAGGGCATACGGATAATGTCGGAAATTTATCCTATAATAGTGACTTATCTGAGCGAAGAGCCAAGGCAGTGTACGATTTTCTGGTAAAATGCGGAATTCCTTCATCTCGTTTGGATTACCGGGGATATGGTTCCTCGCAGCCCATCGACAGCAATGATACACCTGAAGGTAGAAATCACAACCGCAGAACTGAATTTAAGATAATAGGCGCTCAATAA
- a CDS encoding 7-carboxy-7-deazaguanine synthase QueE, protein MEEFYSIQGEGMNTGSAAYFVRIGGCDIGCHWCDEKESWNPAIHPLTPVEEIVSHIISCKARAVVVTGGEPLLYNLDLLCNGVRKSGVRTFLETSGAYPLSGVWDWICLSPKKNRNSLHELYNKANELKVIISDISDFEWAEECASKVKENCNLLLQSEWSRRTTIIPIITDYIMQHPEWRISLQSHKYIGIP, encoded by the coding sequence ATGGAAGAGTTTTATAGTATCCAGGGCGAGGGTATGAATACCGGAAGCGCAGCATATTTTGTGCGGATTGGAGGCTGTGATATTGGTTGTCACTGGTGTGATGAGAAAGAATCCTGGAATCCTGCAATTCACCCCTTAACACCCGTTGAGGAAATCGTCAGTCATATTATATCCTGCAAAGCCAGGGCAGTGGTCGTGACCGGTGGAGAGCCACTTTTATATAACCTTGATCTTCTATGCAATGGTGTCAGAAAATCTGGTGTCAGAACCTTCCTTGAAACTTCAGGTGCTTATCCTCTCAGCGGTGTCTGGGACTGGATATGCCTATCACCCAAAAAGAATAGAAACTCATTACATGAATTATATAATAAAGCGAATGAATTGAAAGTTATTATTTCTGATATTAGTGATTTTGAATGGGCAGAAGAGTGCGCCTCTAAAGTGAAGGAGAATTGTAACTTGCTGCTTCAATCTGAGTGGAGCAGGCGTACTACCATAATTCCAATAATAACTGATTACATTATGCAGCATCCTGAATGGAGGATCTCATTACAGAGTCATAAATATATTGGTATCCCGTAG
- a CDS encoding T9SS type A sorting domain-containing protein — MKFIRVKIKVLECRSDFRLVYQLFMLIKKIFIIVVLLVSSLNGYTQIIGCTDPHAINFRSDAVENDGSCLYGPTNYSPPLYIRKLDDKVSETSGLVFFKGGLWTINDSGGEAEIYKIDTITGKVIQTIILKNTSNKDWEDITQDSSFLYIGDFGNKAGNRKDLCIYKVSKRQIPEKGNATVKTEVIYFTYIDQRNYKFNPYHHNFDCEALVCKDDSLFLFTKNWEDNATKVYTLPIMPGVYEISPRNSYNVKGLITGAGLSPDGKHLTLVGCSDFQSFITILFGYKTNDFFSGNKRRIDFPGLLVTKTESVAYTDNENILISTEQSSVPQCIFRVNTGRWTSPVRSDLAYDLPDPFKVKVLYPLKNEKASLLVSDLPDSCLVIDIFNTDGEKVYNDDTVFVSPQQTYSLNILTQDFTHGTYFIKVTSADQFILKKLIIE, encoded by the coding sequence ATGAAGTTTATAAGAGTGAAGATTAAAGTTTTAGAATGCAGGTCTGACTTCAGATTAGTCTATCAGTTATTCATGCTAATTAAAAAGATATTCATCATTGTTGTTTTATTGGTGTCATCTTTAAATGGCTACACGCAGATTATCGGATGTACCGACCCCCATGCTATCAACTTCCGGTCTGACGCTGTTGAGAATGATGGTTCATGCCTGTATGGGCCGACAAATTATTCCCCCCCTCTTTATATACGAAAACTCGATGACAAAGTCAGCGAAACATCAGGTCTGGTTTTTTTTAAGGGTGGATTATGGACCATCAATGACAGTGGAGGAGAAGCTGAAATTTATAAGATCGATACTATTACAGGTAAAGTGATACAAACGATCATTTTAAAAAATACCAGTAACAAGGACTGGGAGGATATTACTCAGGACTCTTCTTTCCTTTATATCGGTGATTTTGGAAATAAAGCAGGCAACAGGAAAGATTTATGTATTTATAAAGTATCCAAACGGCAAATACCCGAAAAAGGCAATGCAACTGTAAAAACTGAAGTCATTTATTTTACTTACATTGATCAGAGAAACTACAAGTTCAATCCGTATCATCATAATTTTGATTGCGAGGCTTTGGTCTGCAAGGATGACAGCCTCTTTCTTTTTACTAAAAACTGGGAAGACAATGCCACAAAAGTTTATACCTTACCAATTATGCCTGGCGTCTATGAGATATCTCCACGTAATAGCTATAATGTGAAGGGACTTATTACTGGTGCAGGATTAAGTCCGGATGGTAAACACTTAACACTTGTTGGGTGTTCTGATTTTCAATCATTTATAACCATATTGTTCGGCTATAAAACCAATGATTTTTTTTCTGGTAATAAACGGAGAATTGATTTTCCAGGTCTTCTTGTCACAAAAACTGAAAGTGTTGCTTATACCGATAATGAAAATATTCTCATATCAACAGAGCAGTCTTCTGTTCCGCAGTGTATTTTCAGGGTCAATACCGGGCGATGGACTTCCCCGGTAAGGAGTGATCTGGCTTATGATTTACCTGATCCCTTTAAAGTCAAAGTTTTGTATCCTCTTAAAAATGAAAAAGCATCCCTGCTGGTTTCCGATCTCCCTGATTCATGCCTTGTGATAGATATATTTAATACCGATGGCGAGAAAGTCTATAATGATGACACGGTTTTTGTATCCCCGCAACAGACTTATTCATTGAATATTTTAACCCAGGATTTTACACACGGCACTTACTTTATCAAAGTCACATCGGCAGACCAGTTCATATTGAAAAAGCTTATAATTGAATGA
- a CDS encoding bifunctional 5,10-methylene-tetrahydrofolate dehydrogenase/5,10-methylene-tetrahydrofolate cyclohydrolase (catalyzes the formation of 5,10-methenyltetrahydrofolate from 5,10-methylenetetrahydrofolate and subsequent formation of 10-formyltetrahydrofolate from 5,10-methenyltetrahydrofolate), translated as MELIDGKRMASEIRAEIAREVAACIDQQGTTPHLAAVLVGDDPASQTYVRNKEKDCLEVGIISSIYKYPSTISEKELLQAVDFINKDDDVNGMIVQLPLPAHISWNRIIEHIKPSKDVDGFHPVNIGRLALDMPAYLPATPFGILQLMERYQIETEGKECVILGRSHIVGSPLSILLSKKRYPGNCTVTLCHSKSKNIEEICKRADILIAAIGRPEFVREYMVKKNAVVIDVGTNRVRDDSKSSGFALVGDVKFDEVSEKCSFISPVPGGVGPMTRAALLVNTLKAFKNEVYKSED; from the coding sequence ATGGAATTAATTGACGGTAAACGGATGGCTTCTGAAATAAGAGCCGAAATCGCCAGAGAAGTGGCAGCATGTATCGACCAGCAGGGCACCACTCCCCACCTGGCTGCTGTTCTCGTGGGCGATGATCCTGCCAGCCAGACCTATGTGAGAAACAAAGAAAAAGACTGCCTGGAAGTGGGTATAATTTCTTCTATATATAAATATCCCTCCACAATTTCGGAAAAAGAACTACTTCAAGCGGTCGACTTTATCAATAAGGATGACGATGTCAATGGAATGATAGTTCAGCTTCCTTTGCCAGCTCATATCTCCTGGAACAGGATCATTGAACACATTAAACCATCGAAGGATGTGGATGGCTTTCACCCTGTTAACATCGGCCGGCTTGCTCTTGATATGCCTGCTTACTTGCCAGCTACACCCTTTGGTATCCTTCAACTGATGGAAAGATATCAAATAGAGACAGAAGGTAAGGAATGCGTTATTCTGGGACGGAGTCATATTGTGGGATCCCCGCTTAGTATCCTGCTCTCAAAAAAAAGATATCCTGGAAACTGCACTGTTACACTTTGTCACAGTAAATCAAAAAATATTGAGGAAATCTGCAAAAGAGCTGATATCCTTATAGCTGCAATTGGTAGACCGGAATTTGTGCGGGAGTATATGGTAAAAAAGAATGCTGTGGTTATTGACGTCGGAACTAACCGCGTGCGCGATGATTCTAAAAGTTCAGGATTTGCGCTGGTAGGGGATGTGAAATTTGATGAGGTTTCCGAAAAATGCAGTTTTATTTCTCCGGTGCCCGGAGGCGTTGGCCCCATGACCAGAGCCGCCCTCCTTGTCAATACATTGAAGGCTTTTAAAAATGAAGTTTATAAGAGTGAAGATTAA
- the ffh gene encoding signal recognition particle protein: MFENLSDRLDRAFKILKGQGYITEINVAETLKDVRKALLDADVSFRIARQFTDQVKDKALGQKILSAVSPGQLMVKIVHDELAALMGGEKAELNLKGAPVIILMAGLNGSGKTTFSAKLANYLKTKRGRSPLLVACDVYRPAAVEQLKILAEQISVDVYIEDDNRDPVKIARNAVSYAQSRGYNTVIIDTAGRLAVDEEMMNEIAAIKSAVKPQETLFVVDAMTGQDAVNTAKAFNDRLDYDGVILTKLDGDTRGGAALTIKAVVNKSIKFVGVGEKMDAIDVFYPERMADRILGMGDIVSLVERAQEQYDEVEAKKLQKKIARNQFNFDDFLSQIKQIKKMGNVKDLVGMLPGMGKALRDVDLDDNAFKGLEAIIFSMTPQERQDPSIINGSRRKRIAFGSGTSIQEVNRLIKQFDDTRKMMKMVTTGGAKNMMRMMRNRPRR, encoded by the coding sequence ATGTTTGAGAATTTAAGTGACAGGCTTGACAGGGCTTTCAAGATACTGAAAGGTCAGGGTTATATTACTGAGATTAATGTTGCCGAAACATTGAAAGATGTTCGGAAGGCATTGCTGGATGCAGATGTCAGCTTTAGGATTGCCAGGCAGTTTACCGATCAGGTCAAAGATAAGGCTCTTGGACAAAAGATATTAAGTGCAGTATCGCCGGGGCAGCTTATGGTAAAAATAGTGCATGACGAACTTGCAGCCCTTATGGGCGGGGAAAAAGCCGAACTGAATCTCAAAGGTGCACCAGTCATCATTCTTATGGCCGGCCTTAATGGCTCCGGTAAGACCACCTTTAGTGCAAAGCTGGCCAATTATCTTAAAACAAAAAGGGGGCGAAGCCCTTTGCTTGTTGCATGTGACGTATACCGCCCTGCAGCTGTGGAACAGCTCAAAATACTTGCAGAGCAAATCAGTGTGGATGTTTATATTGAGGACGACAACCGCGATCCGGTCAAGATCGCCCGGAACGCAGTGTCCTATGCACAAAGCAGGGGCTATAATACCGTTATTATTGATACAGCAGGTCGTCTGGCTGTAGATGAGGAAATGATGAACGAGATCGCAGCCATTAAATCGGCTGTCAAACCACAGGAAACACTATTTGTCGTTGATGCCATGACAGGACAGGATGCTGTGAACACAGCAAAGGCATTCAATGACCGGCTGGATTACGATGGAGTCATTCTTACTAAACTCGACGGCGACACACGGGGTGGTGCAGCCCTTACAATTAAAGCTGTAGTAAATAAATCTATCAAATTTGTCGGTGTCGGCGAGAAGATGGACGCTATTGATGTTTTTTACCCGGAAAGAATGGCTGACAGAATATTGGGTATGGGCGATATAGTTTCATTGGTAGAGCGTGCCCAGGAACAATATGACGAAGTTGAAGCCAAAAAGCTTCAAAAGAAGATTGCCAGAAACCAGTTTAATTTTGACGATTTCCTGTCGCAGATTAAACAAATCAAGAAGATGGGAAATGTCAAAGACCTTGTCGGAATGTTGCCAGGCATGGGCAAAGCCCTTAGAGACGTGGATCTTGATGATAATGCCTTTAAAGGATTGGAAGCTATAATTTTTTCAATGACTCCTCAGGAACGCCAGGATCCATCCATTATCAATGGCAGCCGCAGGAAACGCATTGCATTTGGCAGCGGTACTTCGATACAGGAGGTCAACAGGCTTATCAAACAATTTGATGATACACGTAAGATGATGAAGATGGTAACAACAGGCGGGGCGAAGAATATGATGCGAATGATGCGCAACAGACCTCGAAGATAA
- a CDS encoding DUF362 domain-containing protein, with translation MKASRDSSKLSRRRFFHLAGLGSMALMITLSFFRKSVAQDVTEKKKPSTNIKDALAFPRKDTSLPGKFPGKVVKVHHESCIAGNKIDQKAAAKMVEKALLQLTDMTTIAEAWRMFVSPGDVVALKVNPIGGKVLSTSLEITEAIISQLEQSGVPRQNIVIFDRREFELFDAGFTKERFPGIKLKGTELKDKDGSFYDQDGRLYSEQMIDKEWFYWADVEGEYDSETMPYMINGGKYSYFSKVVTQEVDKIINVPVLKNAGTSVTLCLKNLAYGCVTNTGRLHKDLWSDTLAEACAFPPIRDKVVLNIVDGIRGCHEGGPGADPQYISEFKTLLVGTDPVAVDRIGYEMILKKRIETGIQQKETQRGKEFMFMAENLNLGIANLDNIKVESLDLV, from the coding sequence ATGAAAGCATCACGCGATAGTTCAAAATTAAGCCGCCGCCGGTTCTTTCATCTGGCCGGATTGGGCAGTATGGCATTGATGATCACACTATCATTCTTCAGGAAATCCGTTGCACAGGATGTTACTGAGAAGAAAAAACCGTCAACAAATATCAAGGATGCTTTAGCGTTTCCCAGAAAGGATACTTCCTTACCGGGTAAATTTCCTGGCAAAGTAGTTAAAGTTCATCATGAGAGCTGCATTGCAGGGAATAAGATTGATCAAAAGGCAGCAGCAAAAATGGTGGAAAAAGCTTTGCTACAATTGACAGATATGACGACTATTGCTGAAGCATGGAGGATGTTTGTTTCCCCTGGCGATGTCGTCGCATTAAAGGTCAATCCGATTGGTGGCAAAGTATTATCAACAAGTCTTGAGATCACAGAGGCGATCATTTCACAACTCGAGCAGTCAGGCGTGCCACGACAGAACATCGTTATCTTCGACAGACGTGAATTCGAACTGTTTGATGCAGGTTTTACCAAAGAACGGTTTCCCGGAATAAAACTTAAAGGAACAGAACTGAAAGATAAGGATGGTTCCTTTTATGATCAGGATGGACGCTTATACAGTGAGCAAATGATTGATAAAGAATGGTTTTACTGGGCTGATGTGGAAGGGGAATATGATTCGGAGACTATGCCATATATGATTAATGGAGGTAAATATTCGTATTTCAGCAAGGTTGTTACTCAGGAAGTCGATAAGATCATCAACGTACCTGTCCTGAAAAACGCGGGCACATCCGTGACACTATGCCTGAAAAATCTGGCTTATGGCTGTGTAACCAATACGGGGCGATTGCATAAAGATTTGTGGAGTGACACCTTAGCAGAAGCATGCGCCTTCCCTCCCATCAGGGATAAGGTCGTACTGAATATTGTCGACGGCATTAGAGGTTGTCATGAGGGCGGACCCGGCGCTGATCCGCAATATATTTCAGAATTCAAAACACTTTTGGTTGGAACTGATCCCGTTGCCGTTGACCGGATTGGTTATGAGATGATACTTAAGAAACGGATAGAAACAGGCATCCAGCAAAAAGAGACACAAAGGGGAAAAGAATTTATGTTCATGGCTGAAAACCTCAACCTTGGTATTGCCAACCTGGACAATATTAAGGTTGAATCACTTGATCTGGTTTGA